One genomic region from Vannielia litorea encodes:
- a CDS encoding antibiotic biosynthesis monooxygenase family protein, with product MYLAMNRFTVKTDNAEAFEALWLGRDTHLKEMEGFREFHMLKGPEREDGTILYASHTVWESEETFRAWTRSEQFRASHAKAGGPDNLFEGHPQFEGFAPIQHIG from the coding sequence ATGTATCTGGCAATGAACCGCTTTACCGTGAAGACTGACAACGCGGAGGCCTTTGAGGCGCTCTGGCTCGGGCGCGACACGCACCTCAAGGAGATGGAGGGCTTTCGCGAGTTTCACATGCTGAAGGGGCCAGAGCGGGAAGATGGCACAATCCTCTACGCCTCCCACACGGTTTGGGAGAGCGAGGAAACGTTTCGCGCATGGACCCGCTCCGAGCAGTTCAGGGCATCGCACGCCAAGGCGGGCGGACCGGACAATCTGTTTGAGGGCCACCCGCAGTTCGAGGGCTTCGCCCCGATCCAGCACATCGGCTGA
- a CDS encoding heme ABC transporter ATP-binding protein codes for MLSATDIHVRLSRTPVLNGASLTARPGEVSVIVGPNGSGKTTLLRAITQEVGFEGEIRLDGEDITALPGWKLAARRAVLPQHSRIAFPFTVAEIVRLGMTAAATPPPKGRVAEALERVGLAGFAGRPYAALSGGEQQRVQLARVLTQVWEPVGPEGARWLLLDEPVSSLDIGHQLEVMELLAGYAAAGGGVVAVMHDLNLTAMYADHVMLMAGGLMQASGAPADVLTDANLTRAYGCALRVNTAPPAPATFLLPHTARPTG; via the coding sequence ATGCTGAGCGCGACCGATATCCACGTGCGCCTCTCCCGGACGCCGGTGCTGAACGGTGCCTCGCTCACGGCCCGACCAGGCGAGGTTTCAGTGATCGTGGGACCGAACGGTTCGGGCAAGACGACGCTCCTGCGGGCGATCACGCAGGAAGTTGGCTTCGAGGGCGAGATCCGGCTGGACGGGGAAGACATTACCGCCCTGCCCGGCTGGAAGCTGGCGGCCCGGCGGGCGGTGCTGCCGCAGCACAGCCGCATCGCCTTTCCGTTCACGGTGGCCGAAATCGTGCGCCTTGGGATGACCGCCGCCGCCACACCGCCGCCAAAAGGCCGGGTCGCCGAAGCGCTGGAACGGGTCGGCCTCGCGGGCTTTGCCGGGCGGCCCTATGCCGCGCTCTCTGGCGGGGAGCAACAGCGGGTGCAACTGGCTCGCGTGCTGACGCAGGTCTGGGAGCCGGTGGGGCCGGAGGGCGCTCGCTGGCTCCTGCTCGATGAGCCGGTTTCCTCGCTCGACATCGGCCACCAGCTCGAGGTGATGGAATTGCTTGCGGGCTATGCCGCGGCGGGCGGTGGTGTGGTGGCGGTGATGCACGACCTCAACCTGACCGCCATGTATGCCGACCACGTAATGCTGATGGCTGGCGGGTTGATGCAGGCGAGCGGCGCCCCGGCAGACGTACTGACCGATGCGAACCTGACGCGGGCTTATGGCTGTGCATTGCGGGTCAACACCGCGCCGCCTGCCCCCGCAACCTTCCTTTTGCCTCACACCGCCCGGCCAACGGGCTGA